From a region of the Zingiber officinale cultivar Zhangliang chromosome 10B, Zo_v1.1, whole genome shotgun sequence genome:
- the LOC122028941 gene encoding AP2/ERF and B3 domain-containing protein Os01g0693400-like, which produces MESGAVRVAFDSSLEAEYSAAGTTYSKLPSSRYRGVVPQPNGRWGAQIYKRQKRVWLGTFVDEAEAARAYDVAAQRFRGRDAVTNFVPLSAEDEEGALALAFLAKHSKAEIVDMLRKHTFLDELRHSKRASAGAFGVSRRRAQSYHETARVMLFEKAVTPSDVGKLNRLVIPKQHAETHFQFWSGTAEGSKGVLLNFEDAAGKVWRFRYSYWNSSQSYVLTKGWIRFVKEKNLKPGDVIRFWQSTGPEKQLYIERRDAESPVRLFGVNISEGQAGW; this is translated from the coding sequence ATGGAGAGCGGCGCTGTCAGGGTGGCCTTCGATTCCAGTCTGGAGGCGGAGTACTCTGCAGCCGGGACGACTTATTCGAAGCTGCCTTCGTCTCGGTACAGGGGCGTCGTACCGCAGCCAAACGGCCGGTGGGGCGCGCAGATCTACAAGCGCCAGAAGCGCGTCTGGCTCGGCACCTTCGTCGACGAGGCTGAAGCCGCGCGCGCCTACGATGTGGCGGCGCAGCGCTTCCGCGGCCGCGACGCCGTCACCAACTTCGTGCCGCTGTCGGCGGAGGACGAGGAGGGCGCGCTGGCGCTGGCCTTTCTCGCCAAGCACTCAAAGGCGGAGATCGTTGACATGTTGCGTAAGCACACGTTCCTCGACGAGCTTCGGCATAGCAAGCGCGCTAGTGCCGGCGCCTTTGGGGTCTCGCGTCGTCGGGCGCAGAGCTACCACGAGACAGCGCGAGTGATGCTGTTCGAGAAGGCGGTGACGCCGAGCGACGTGGGGAAACTAAACCGGCTGGTGATCCCGAAGCAACACGCGGAGACACACTTCCAGTTTTGGAGCGGAACAGCAGAGGGGTCAAAGGGCGTGCTACTCAACTTTGAGGACGCCGCGGGCAAGGTGTGGCGATTCCGGTACTCGTACTGGAACAGCAGCCAGAGCTACGTGCTGACCAAGGGATGGATTCGGTTCGTGAAAGAGAAGAACCTAAAGCCAGGCGACGTGATCAGATTCTGGCAATCCACTGGGCCAGAGAAGCAGTTGTACATCGAGCGCCGCGACGCAGAGTCACCGGTGAGGCTGTTTGGGGTGAACATATCGGAGGGACAGGCAGGCTGGTGA